The following DNA comes from Bos indicus isolate NIAB-ARS_2022 breed Sahiwal x Tharparkar chromosome 3, NIAB-ARS_B.indTharparkar_mat_pri_1.0, whole genome shotgun sequence.
TTCCTGCAGTCGGGGATGGGGCGGGGTCTCATGCCCAGAATCGCCGAACGGTCGGACTTCCTTTAAGATCTCCTGGGTCTGGTGCGGAAGAGGCAGCCCGGCGCGCTAGAGGCAGCCTGGCGCGCGCTGGAATCCTATTGGCCGGCGTGGATCGGCTTGCCGCCAATATTGGCCGGGGCCACGCCCCCTGGAGTTCGTCGGAGAGCTTGGCGCGGGAGATCGCGCGGGAGGTAATTCCTTCTTCCTGTGCGACCTGGCGGGAACGCAGGCTTTCGTGTTATGCTGTCTTCATCGACTCTGCcccggggtgggggttggggtttTTATGTctgtagaggatgagatgataccTGAGCTAAGCTTAAAGCAACCGTAGAAGTTATGCAGACTAGAGAGTGTGGGTGGAAAAAGGATTTGGGAAAAGGCTAGCTCCTAGGGAGGGTGGAGAGCTCGTTGCATTCCAGCAAGTGAAAGGAGCGGGGAAGGGGACAGGAGATGAGGCTGCGGAGGGTGAAAGCGACCGCTAGCAGGGACACTTTTGAAACAATAGACGCGCGTGATAATAAGGACTTGAATTAGGCTCCAGCAGTGACAGCTTGTAAGCAATTAGGAGTTATAGTTGTTCCTGAGGGGTTTGGGATTTGATTTCTGCTACTGAGAGTTGTCCCTACCATAGACCAGAACTTTCTCAAGAGCTCTGGTTTCCACCAAGGACTCTGAACCTTTTCTGTCTCTGATTATTTGCTGTTTCCAGTTCATCCTTTCTACTGAATCTTTTCATCATCATTCTGAATTGTTTggatttctcccattctggaaaAAAGGGGTACTTTTAATGCAGTTTGCCTGGCACTGTGCACAACAGTCAACAAAAGACACCCAAGTTTCTTTCATGGAATTTTACAGTTAAGTGGGGAAAGCAGACACTGATCAAAGAATcacaaataaacatgaaattatGATTGGTATAAGAGCAACAGTGGAGAAGTACAGCAGAGGGTAAGACTGGGGGGGGATCTGATTTGGACATTTAAGTCAAGACCTGAAGAGTAAATAAATGTTAGGACAAGAGCTGTCCAAGCAGAGGAAATGAACTGGGTGAGGCCTCAAGGTGGACAGACACTTTGGGAATTGAAGCAACTATTTCAGGCAAACATGGCTGGAGCGCCGTGGGTGAGGGGATGAGGCAGGTTGAGCTGTTTGTATCCTGCAAAGATACATTAAGAGGATTGGCTCCTGAGAGCAATGGGTGTGACAGCCAACGTCCTCGTGGCCTACAAGGTACTTTGTAATCCTATTCCCCGCACCTTGTTtggaatggcacccactccagtattcttgcctggagaagttcatggatagaggagcctggagggctacagtcacaaaatcagaaatgactgagcgactttcagtttccCCTTCTTTACCTCTTCGACCTCACCTACTACTCACCCCTTCCTATTCCATTTCTAACCACACTGACTTCCTCAATCTACAAACACACCAGGAACCCTGCTGCACTAGCACAGGTAGTCATCCGTATGGATAACTCCTTTAACTGCTTTAAGTCATTGGTCAAATATTGCTCTAACAAGGCCCACCTTGACCACGTTCTTTAACATTGCAACATTCCACCACCCTCACTTACTTCTTAGCCCCTTCACAAGTCTACTTTGACTGTTTATGCTAGTTTTTATCACCTAACATCCTATATAATTGGCTgattttatgcattattttttgTAGATCCCATAAACTCTATGAAGGCCCAAACctttgctgttttatttattgaagtattcCAGGCACCTAAAACTGCTTGGACTTAGTAGGCACTCCATAAGGAATTATGGAAGTCAGTGAGTTTGGTCAAGAAGTTTTGCTAGGAAGTGGGTGTGTCTGTGGATGGgattggaggaggaggaggagagaacatTCTTCCATATAATGggataaaggagaaggaaagtgcAGATGGGGGGAAGTTTATGCATTGGTTCTTTTTTCTGAAAGCGGAAGCAAGctcttttgatgaaaatgaggTGTGAAgcatagctagaatatggaagcaacctagatgtccatcaacagataagtggataaagaagttgtggtatatagacacaatggaatattacttagccataaaaaggaacacatttgagctagttctaatgaggtggatgaacctagaacctattatacagagtgaagtcagtcagaaagagaaagataaatactgtattctaacacatatatatggaatctagaacaatggtactgaaaaattaatttatagggcaacagtggagaaacagacatagagaatagacttatggacattggAAGAGGGGAGGATAGGGTAAGATATACGGAAAGAGTAACATTGAAACTTacagtaccatatgtaaaatagatagccaatgggaatttgctgtatggctcaggaaactcaaacaggggctctgtattaacccagaggggtgggacgggAGGGGAGTTTCAAAGgagagggatatatgtatacctatggctgattcaaattgccaacatccgctgtatcatcaaaaaagcaagagagttctagaaaaacatctatttttgctttattgaccatgccaaagccttggatcacaataaactgtggaaaattctgaaagagatgggaataccagaccacctgacctgcttcttgagaaacctgtatgcaggtcaggaagcaacagttagaactggacatggaacaacagactggttccaaataggaaaaagtacgtcaaggctgtatattgtcaccctgcttatttaacttctatgccgagtacatcataagaaacactgggctggaggaagcacaagctggaattaagattgctgggagaaatatcaataacctcagatatgcagatgacaccacccttatggcagaaagtgaagaggagctaaaaagcctcttgatgaaagtgaaaaaggagagtgaaaaagttggcttaaagctcaacattcagaaaactaagatcatggtagccggtcccatcacttcatgggaaatagatgtggaaacagtgtcagactttatttttttgggctccaaaatcactgcagatggtgactgcagccatgaaattaaaagatgcttactccttggaaggaaagttatgaccaacctagacagcatattaaaaagcagagacattactttgccaacaaaggtccatctagtcaaggctatggtttttccagtggccatgtatggatgtgagagttggactataacgaaagctgtacactgaagaattgatgcttttgaagtgtgacgttggagaagactcttgagagccccttggactgcaaggagatccaaccagtccatcctaaaggagatcagtcctgggtgttcattggaaggactgatgctgaagctgcaactccaatactttggccacctgatgtgaagagctgacccattggaaaagaccctgatgctgggaaagattgagggcaggaggagaaggggacgacagaggatgagatggttggatggtatcactgaatctttggacgtgggtttggatggattccgggagttggtgatggacagggaggcctggcacgctgtggttcatggggtcgcaaagatttggacacaacagagcaactgaactgaatggctgattcacgttgaggtttgacagagaacagcaaaattctgtaaagcaattatcctacaatttaaaaaaaaaatcaggtgtgAAGGAAAAAGTTTGAGGAGAGGGTTTGAACCAGAGTTTCAGCAGGGACTGCAGTATAGTCAAGTATAACTCTGCAGGCCGATCTTTGGAGTTTGAATCAAAAAGTTGCTTAATCACAAGCGTCAGCTTCCTCATAACTGAAATGGAGGTAATCCTAGAACATACCTCATGAGATTGTTAAGAGACTAAGTAAGAAAACTGGTAAAGCATTTACGCTGGGTCTGGCATGTATAACACTCACTAACTTAGCTGTTAGATAAAAGGTAAAAGCAGCAGCCAGAACAGTTAGGGAGCAGTGAAGATCAACCAGATGTTTTCTCATTACTAGTGGATAGGCAGCTGCGATTTACTAAATCAgtagattagaaataaaaatagctcaTTTCCCCCTCTTCCCAACTTGCCATCTGCTCTCAGGCAAATCTTTTACCCTCTCCGATCCttagtttctctgtttttttttcctttgcattttatctttaaaatcatCATTGAGGTTTCTCCTTTCTATAGGATGAAGGTTTAGACTAGATGATTACTAAAGGCTGTTtcacagatcgccagtccaggttcaatgcatgagacagggtgctcagggctagtgtactgggatgacccagagggatggaatggggagggaggtgggaaggggggttaggatggggaacacatgtaaacctatggctgattcatgtcaatgtatggcaaaaaccactacaatattgtaaggtaattagcctccaattaaaaaaaaaaaaaagctgcttcaGTGTAAATGTGCTACATCTCTAAGGAGATAAACCTCTTATACCTGAGCTCCCAGGGGTACACATATGCTCCTGCACAGGAGGCTTTGGTCCTTGACTCAGCCCAGCTCTGGCCTCTAACTTATGTCTCCAGGTGTATACTAATGCTGGTCCCACTAAGGCCACTTGCAGAAGTTCAGCCCTACTGGTCATATCTCAGTACCACAGCCCCCCAGGAGTAAGTAAGCCCGTGAGTATCCAGGGAGTGCTTGAGAAAAGCTAGACACTTTATATgaatggtgtggggagggaggtagctTTACCCTTTACAGGACCCTAAGATTCAGCCTCATGGTGACTGACATACTTTGGCTGGGTCATTCTGTTCTAGCTGATCATGAAGAAGTCACGAGCAGCTGTGGGGAATCGAAGTGGTCGCAGGAAGCAGGCATCCAGccaggagggaaaggagaaatgTGCCTTCGGCAGCAGCCAGGCCAAGCCTTCTGCCCCCAGTGGTAAGGATCTGGGTCCTAATCAGACTCAGGGGCTGGTTTAATTGGCCGTGAAAGGGGGCAAATTCAGGCTGGGAAGAGAGCATGGTATGTATCAAGTCATTAAGGAACTAATTAAGGATCTAATTCTGACtttgctctgtgactttggaaTAATTGCTCTGAATAGATGCTTTCTATCAGTGACATGGAGCAGTAGTCTGTGCATTTCCTTCCTCACTTGGCTTTCATGGGATCCAACGAGTTTATCAGCCCGAAAGTGTTCTGTGAATGGGAAGGCCCTCCACAGGTGTATGTTTGGCAGAAACTTGGATTTTCATTATGATCCAGAGACAAAGGAGCCAGGGGTACCTCCCTGGGGAGATAAAGGCTAGAAACTTGACCTAGGCTACAAAACCCTAGAGCCTCCCAGTCTGAGCTCAAGCAAGGGATTGGGGTGGGTGAAGCCTTAAGTGGACAGCCTGAAACCAGGCCTCTGGTGCACAGCCTGTGCAGGGACGATCCCTGAGTTTTCTGAAACCCCAGCAGGGCCGGCCAGGCAGCAGAAGGCATTATTGCAGGCCTCTGTCTCCCCATACCATCTATTCAGAGATGTGGCCGAGGTCACAGCCCTCCAGGAGAGCTTGCTGGATTGGTATGACCGAAAGAAGCGGGACCTACCCTGGAGAAGGCTGGTAGGAGGACAATGGATGTGAGGGGGTGGGTAGGAGGCTGGTGCCCAGCCCCCTCCACACTAACTGCCCATATGGgattgcattggcaggtggaggaTGAGGTGGACCTAGACAGGCGGGCATACGCTGGTGAGTACATCTCCTTGGAGCAGGGCTGCTTTGCCTAGACGACCTCAGGTTTGGGGTCTAGGAGCTGTGGGCTAAGAGTAGGGCAGCCAGCAGTGTCCTCATGCCAGCTGCTCTTCCCCAGTGTGGGTCGCAGAGGTCATgctgcagcagacccaggttgcCACGGTGATCAACTATTATACCCGATGGATGCAGGTGACTTCTGGGAACAAAGGGAAGGGTCAGTCATGGTCCAGACCCCAGATGACTCCTTGGGGGTAGGGATAAAATAAGGTCTCCTCCACTTCCTTCACCTTTGGCCTCATCTCTTTTTGTCTGCCTTCGGGCTGTAGAAGTGGCCAACGCTGCAGGACCTGGCCAGTGCTTCCCTGGAGGTGAGAACCACCCTAGGGTAGGGGGAATGGGGACTACTGAGGACCGATCCCTGACCcctctgacctctgaccccaCACACAGGAAGTTAACCAACTCTGGGCCGGCCTGGGCTATTACTCTCGAGGCCGGTGGCTACAGGAAGGAGCCCGGAAGGTAAGGGGTTGACGAGGGGTCTGGGAGCCCCAGGACCTTGGGTGCCTCATAATCATGAACCTTCCCATTCCAATCAGGTGGTAGAGGAGCTAGGGGGCCACATGCCACGTACAGCAGAGACCCTGCAGCAGTTCCTACCTGGGGTAGGGCGGTACACAGCCGGAGCTATTGCTTCCATAGCCTTTGGCCAGGTGagcccactgcccacccccatATTGTGCATGCCCACCTTACTCCCAGACCAGGCTGACTCTGGACTCCTCTGTGCCAGGCCGCTGGAGTGGTGGATGGGAACGTCATACGGGTGCTGTGCCGTGTCCGAGCCATAGGTGCTGATTCCAGCAGCACTCTTGTCTCCCAGCACCTCTGGTAGGATACTAGGGTAAAGAGGAAGATTGGAAAGGTGTCTCCAAAGGGTCTTTGGCTCAGAGCAATGTTCCCTTCTTGTAGGAGCCTAGCCCAGCAGCTGGTGGACCCAGCCCGGCCAGGGGACTTTAACCAAGCAGCCATGGAGTTGGGGGCCATAGTGTGCACCCCGAAGCGCCCACTCTGCAGCCACTGCCCTGTGCAGAACCTGTGCCGGGCACGCCAGAGGGTGAGCCACCCAAGGAAGGGAGGCAGTCAGGGGTCCTAGGGAGTGACCCCTGCCCCATGGCATCCTGCCCTGTCTGTGCCTCTCAGGTGGAGCGGGAGCAGCTTTCAGCCTCACAGAGCCTGCCAGGCAATTGTGACGTGGAGGAGTGTGGTGAGTGGCAGCCCCAGCCCTTCCCTGTGCTGTCAGGGAGCTGCCTGTGGCAGCCTCATTCCCTTTCATCCTACAACCGAGTCAGATTCTACAGAGCTGGGCAAAGACCTGCTCTTTGGGCTTGGTACCCGAGCCCACTTGGCCTGAGTGAGGCTCTTGGATCTCTCTTCCCAGCTCCCAACACTGGACAGTGCCCGCTGTGTGCGCCTCCCACAGAGCCCTGGGACCAGACCCTGGGAGTGACCAACTTTCCCA
Coding sequences within:
- the MUTYH gene encoding adenine DNA glycosylase isoform X2, with the translated sequence MKKSRAAVGNRSGRRKQASSQEGKEKCAFGSSQAKPSAPSGPARQQKALLQASVSPYHLFRDVAEVTALQESLLDWYDRKKRDLPWRRLVEDEVDLDRRAYAVWVAEVMLQQTQVATVINYYTRWMQKWPTLQDLASASLEEVNQLWAGLGYYSRGRWLQEGARKVVEELGGHMPRTAETLQQFLPGVGRYTAGAIASIAFGQAAGVVDGNVIRVLCRVRAIGADSSSTLVSQHLWSLAQQLVDPARPGDFNQAAMELGAIVCTPKRPLCSHCPVQNLCRARQRVEREQLSASQSLPGNCDVEECAPNTGQCPLCAPPTEPWDQTLGVTNFPRKASRKPPREECSAICVLEQPKALGGAHILLVQRPNSGLLAGLWEFPSVSVNAEASGQHQRAALLQELQSWVGPLPDTRLQHLGQVVHTFSHIKMTYQVYSLALEEHTPVTIVPPGARWLTREDFHTAAVSTAMKKVFRMYEGQQPGTCKGSKRSQVATLSKRKKPSPGQQVLESFFWPHVPTDAPSLNTAAQ
- the MUTYH gene encoding adenine DNA glycosylase isoform X1, which encodes MKKSRAAVGNRSGRRKQASSQEGKEKCAFGSSQAKPSAPSAGPARQQKALLQASVSPYHLFRDVAEVTALQESLLDWYDRKKRDLPWRRLVEDEVDLDRRAYAVWVAEVMLQQTQVATVINYYTRWMQKWPTLQDLASASLEEVNQLWAGLGYYSRGRWLQEGARKVVEELGGHMPRTAETLQQFLPGVGRYTAGAIASIAFGQAAGVVDGNVIRVLCRVRAIGADSSSTLVSQHLWSLAQQLVDPARPGDFNQAAMELGAIVCTPKRPLCSHCPVQNLCRARQRVEREQLSASQSLPGNCDVEECAPNTGQCPLCAPPTEPWDQTLGVTNFPRKASRKPPREECSAICVLEQPKALGGAHILLVQRPNSGLLAGLWEFPSVSVNAEASGQHQRAALLQELQSWVGPLPDTRLQHLGQVVHTFSHIKMTYQVYSLALEEHTPVTIVPPGARWLTREDFHTAAVSTAMKKVFRMYEGQQPGTCKGSKRSQVATLSKRKKPSPGQQVLESFFWPHVPTDAPSLNTAAQ